Below is a genomic region from Ancylomarina subtilis.
TCGTGTCCTTCTTTGGTAAATAGTTCTACCAATCGGTTTTTATACTGAAATCCAGCGTGGTCACAAGCAATTGCAATTTTCATATTTTTTCTTTTGAATTGATCTACTAATATACGTTTAAGAAGCTTCCTAAGGATTATTAGAGAACAAGATAGGTTTATTATAAATGATTGTTGTTTAGCTCACAAAAGTAGTAAAATATGTAGCAAGGAAAATAAGTTTTTTTCGCAATTCCGGATTGAAATATAAAATTTGAAAATCGCCTTAGGTTTTACAGTCCTTTTTTGTGAAAAACAGCACTTATTTTCTGTTGAAATCTTTTTTCGAAATAGCGAAATCATTTGAGTCTTCTTTTCTATTTTTGCTTCATGATTGATCAATCAACAGTACAAAAGATTTTTGACACAGCTCAAATTGACGAAGTCGTTTCTGATTTCGTAACACTTCGTAAGCGAGGTGTTAACTTTTTGGGACTATGTCCTTTTCATAATGAAAAGACACCCTCATTTACCGTTTCTCCCGCCAAAGGTATTTACAAATGTTTTGGTTGTGGAAAAGGGGGAAACTCGGTGAACTTTGTTATGGAACATGAGCATCTCGACTACGTGGGTGCTTTAAAATATCTCGGAAAAAAATATCATATCGATATTGTTGACGAGGAATTGTCACCTGAGCAAGAACAACGAAAGAATGATAGGGAGAGTATGATGATTGTCAACTCTTTTGCACAAAAATATTTTTCGGAAAAGCTTTTACAGAGTGAAGAGGGCATGGCCGTTGGGATGAGCTACTTACGAGAGCGTGGTTTTCGTGAAGATATTATTCAGAAGTTTCAAGTTGGATACTGTCTTGATAGTTGGAATGCTTTTTCGGAGCAAGCAATTCAATCAGGTTATAAAAAGGAATTCCTGGTTAAAACAGGCTTAAGCATCGATAAAGAGAAAGGTTTGATTGACCGTTTTAAAGGTCGCGTTCTTTTTCCCATTCATGGGATTGCAGGTAGAACACTTGGTTTTGGTGGTCGAATTTTGAAGAAAGATCCTAAAGCTGCCAAATATTTGAATTCTCCCGAATCGGAGGTTTATCACAAAAGTCGTATTCTTTATGGTATCTATCAGGCTAAAAAGAGCATGGTTCAGAATGATAAATGCTATTTGGTTGAAGGCTATACAGACGTTTTAGCATTTCATCAGGCGGGAATCGAAAATGTGGTTGCTTCTTCAGGAACAGCATTAACAGCAGATCAAATTCGTTTGGTTAAGCGATTCACCAATAATATGACCATTATATATGATGGTGATCCCGCTGGTATCAAAGCTTCACTTCGGGGAATTGATTTGGTTTTGGAACAAGAACTCAATGTTAAGGTTTTATTATTGCCTGAAGGAGAAGATCCCGATTCGTTCTCAAGAACGATGGGGGCAACGGAATTGTCACAATATATAGAGAAGAACGAAACGGACTTCATTGTTTTTAAGACGAATCTACTTTTGGCTGATGCTAAGAACGATCCGGTGAAACGCGCCAATTTAATTATTGATATTGTGCGGTCAATCGCGATTATTCCTGATAATATTATTCGTTCGGTCTATGTAAAGGAATGCAGTAGTATATTAAATGTTGACGAACGCGTTCTTTATACTGAGATTAATAAGATTAAAGGACGTCTTCAGGAAGAAGCCTGGAAAAACGAACAACGTTCGAATATTGAACTACAAGCTCAGGAAGATTCTATCGTTAATCAGAGTATCATTCGTGCCGACAATGATTGTGATTTAGAAGAGAGAGCCTTAATTCGTTTATTACTCAATTTCGGAAAAGAAGAACTGTTTCATAATAAGAATGAACAAGGAGAAGACGAGTCGATTTTAGTAGGGAACTATATCGTAGATGAATTAGAGCGAGATGAATTGGGGTCGGTCAACGAATCTTACCAGAAAGTTTTTGATGAGTATATAAAGAATAAGTTCAATCCGGATTTTGAAGCGAAGACCTTCTTTAGAGATCACACCGATTCAAAAATTGTTCAGCTTGCCGCCGATATTATGAGTGAACCCCACCAATTAAGTGGTATGTGGACTCGTAACGATAGTTATATCGAATCGGAAGAGATGAAATTAAAAGAGATTGTTCCAAAACTGGTGAATGAATATAAAGGTAAAAAGGTTAAACTTTTGATTGAAGAAGTGGTTCAGGAAATGCAACAAGTTCAGGCAAGCGGAGATACAGATCGTTTAATGGAGCTAATGAAACAGAAAATGGTTCTGGATCAAATAAAAAATGCGATTTCAAAAGAGCTGGGCAATAGAACTGTATTTTAAATAATGACATAGGGGGGTGACACTTATCATTTAATCATCTCAAAAAAGAATAAATTTATGAAGACTGTATTTATTGAAGATCAGAAGGAAATTGATGAGATTATTAATTCATGTGATCTTTGTCATTTAGGTGTTATCGATATTGAGGGTAGACCTTATGTTGTACCGATGAACTTTGGTTACCTGGATGGTTACATTTATTTACATGGAGCCAATTTTGGAAAGTTGATTGATTCTTTAAAAAATAATCCGGATGCCTGTATCACATTCTGCACCGATACAGTTTTAGCCTATCAAAATGTAGAAGTTGCTTGTAGTTACAGAGTAAAAGGTAAAAGTATTGTAGCAAGAGGAACTATAGAGTTTATTAATGACTACGATAAAAAGGTTGATGCTTTAAATTCGTTGATGGCACAATTTACAGATAGAAAGTTCACCTATAATTCACCGGCCGTTAAAAATGTTGAGATCTACAGAATGAAGCTGGATGATTTTACAGCCAAAGAATTTGGTAAATATAACGAGCAAACTTTCCCTTGGATGAAGAGACATGGTAGGTAAACAGAATGATTTATGATGATTCTTGTCTCATTATCAGTT
It encodes:
- the dnaG gene encoding DNA primase, giving the protein MIDQSTVQKIFDTAQIDEVVSDFVTLRKRGVNFLGLCPFHNEKTPSFTVSPAKGIYKCFGCGKGGNSVNFVMEHEHLDYVGALKYLGKKYHIDIVDEELSPEQEQRKNDRESMMIVNSFAQKYFSEKLLQSEEGMAVGMSYLRERGFREDIIQKFQVGYCLDSWNAFSEQAIQSGYKKEFLVKTGLSIDKEKGLIDRFKGRVLFPIHGIAGRTLGFGGRILKKDPKAAKYLNSPESEVYHKSRILYGIYQAKKSMVQNDKCYLVEGYTDVLAFHQAGIENVVASSGTALTADQIRLVKRFTNNMTIIYDGDPAGIKASLRGIDLVLEQELNVKVLLLPEGEDPDSFSRTMGATELSQYIEKNETDFIVFKTNLLLADAKNDPVKRANLIIDIVRSIAIIPDNIIRSVYVKECSSILNVDERVLYTEINKIKGRLQEEAWKNEQRSNIELQAQEDSIVNQSIIRADNDCDLEERALIRLLLNFGKEELFHNKNEQGEDESILVGNYIVDELERDELGSVNESYQKVFDEYIKNKFNPDFEAKTFFRDHTDSKIVQLAADIMSEPHQLSGMWTRNDSYIESEEMKLKEIVPKLVNEYKGKKVKLLIEEVVQEMQQVQASGDTDRLMELMKQKMVLDQIKNAISKELGNRTVF
- a CDS encoding pyridoxamine 5'-phosphate oxidase family protein, which translates into the protein MKTVFIEDQKEIDEIINSCDLCHLGVIDIEGRPYVVPMNFGYLDGYIYLHGANFGKLIDSLKNNPDACITFCTDTVLAYQNVEVACSYRVKGKSIVARGTIEFINDYDKKVDALNSLMAQFTDRKFTYNSPAVKNVEIYRMKLDDFTAKEFGKYNEQTFPWMKRHGR